From the genome of Cynocephalus volans isolate mCynVol1 chromosome 14, mCynVol1.pri, whole genome shotgun sequence, one region includes:
- the SLC4A1AP gene encoding kanadaptin isoform X1 has translation MAEVPSQSEPSASHELSGDFKKPPLPVPPSVRGKVPATSPSNPEEVKKERPTALLDPDSREPDVPPPGPDSGETSSQEKQLCSQTAGSSAGGPARAPPYREPPWGGPATASYSLETLKGGTILGTRSLKGTSCCLFGRLSSCDLCLEHPSVSRYHAVLQHRASGPDGECEGQAPGFYLYDLGSTHGTFLNKTRIPPRTYCRVHVGHVLRFGGSTRLFILQGPEEDREAESELTVTQLKDLRKQQQMLLEKKMLGEDSDEEEQMDTTERKRNTSSQDDEMGCTWGMGEDAVEDEAEENPIVLEFQQEREAFYIKDPKKALQGFFDREGEELEYEFDEQGHSTWLCRVRLPVDDSTGKQLVAEAIHSGKKKEAMIQCSLEACRILDTLGLLRQEAVSRKRKAKNWEDEDFYDSDDDTFLDRTGLVEKKRLNRMKKAGKIDEKPETFESLVAKLNDAERELSEISERLKASSKALSESPSQDSLDAFMSEMKSGSALDGVSRKKLHLRTFELRKEQQRLKGLIKIVKPAEIPELKKTESQTSDAENKVKKLTLPLFGAMKGGSKFKLKTGTVGKLPPKRPELPPTLMRMKDEPEVEEEEEEEEEEKKEKEEHEKKMQDGSSRLQQEIEPDAAVQETSPPTDLTCSKDTKKRENMSQLSQVEQNNQEISKTASSRKEPSASKNEYEKSRDELKKKKASGPGKLLPTLSSKYPEDDPDYCVWVPPEGQSGDGRTHLNDKYGY, from the exons ATGGCTGAGGTTCCCTCTCAGTCAGAGCCGTCCGCCTCCCACGAACTCAGTGGCGACTTCAAGAAACCACCCCTGCCGGTGCCCCCGTCTGTGCGGGGTAAAGTCCCGGCCACCAGTCCCTCAAACCCTGAGGAAGTGAAGAAGGAAAGGCCTACGGCGCTGCTGGACCCGGATTCCCGGGAACCCGACGTCCCGCCGCCTGGGCCGGACAGCGGGGAGACTAGTTCCCAGGAGAAACAGCTGTGTTCCCAAACAGCGGGTTCCTCCGCTGGCGGGCCGGCCCGGGCTCCCCCCTACCGAGAGCCGCCATGGGGCGGCCCGGCCACGGCCTCCTACAGTCTAGAGACTCTGAAAGGCGGCACCATCCTTGGCACCCGTAGCTTAAAAGGGACGAGTTGCTGCCTTTTCGGGAGGCTGTCTAGCTGCGATCTGTGCCTGGAGCACCCTTCGGTGTCTCGGTACCACGCCGTGCTGCAGCACAGGGCGTCCGGCCCCGACGGAGAATGCGAAGGCCAGGCGCCGGGCTTCTACCTCTACGATCTGGGAAGCACGCATGGCACTTTTCTCAACAAAACTCGAATCCCACCCCGGACCTATTGTCGGGTCCATGTCGGGCATGTTCTTCGCTTTGGAGGCAGCACCCGGCTCTTTATTCTGCAG GGACCAGAGGAGGACAGAGAGGCAGAATCCGAGTTAACAGTAACGCAGCTGAAGGATTTGCGCAAGCAGCAGCAAATGTTGTTAGAGAAGAAGATGCTAGGAGAAGACTCAGATGAAGAAGAGCAAATGGATACCactgaaaggaagagaaatactagTAGCCAAGATGATGAGATGGGTTGCACCTGGGGAATGG GAGAAGATGCTGTAGAGGATGAGGCTGAAGAGAACCCCATTGTCTTAGAGTTTCAGCAGGAAAGGGAGGCCTTTTACATAAAGGATCCAAAAAAGGCTCTCCAAGGTTTTTTTGACCGAGAAG GAGAAGAATTAGAATATGAATTTGATGAACAGGGGCATAGTACTTGGCTGTGCAGGGTGAG ATTACCTGTGGATGATTCAACTGGGAAACAACTCGTGGCTGAGGCCATTcactcaggaaagaaaaaagaagcaatgaTCCAGTGCTCCCTGGAAGCTTGTCGGATCCTTGACACTTTAGGATTACTGCGGCAGGAAGCAG TATCTCGGAAAAGGAAAGCCAAAAACTGGGAAGATGAAGACTTTTATGATAGTGATGATGACACATTCCTTGATCGGACTGGCCTGGTTGAGAAGAAGCGTCTGAACCGAATGAAGAAGGCTGGGAAGATTGATGAGAAGCCAGAGACCTTTGAATCACTG GTTGCAAAGTTAAATGATGCTGAAAGGGAACTCTCTGAAATTTCTGAGAGGCTAAAAGCCTCAAGCAAAG CTCTATCAGAGTCACCATCTCAGGATTCTTTAGATGCATTCATGTCAGAAATGAAATCAGGGAGTGCATTAGATGGTGTGTCCCGGAAGAAACTTCACCTGAGAACTTTTGAACTGAGGAAAGAACAACAGAGACTTAAAGGGTTAATAAAAATTGTAAAGCCAGCAGAGATTCCAGAACTAAAAAA GACTGAAAGTCAGACTTCAGATGcagaaaacaaagtgaaaaagcTTACATTGCCTCTTTTTGGTGCCATGAAAGGAGGAAGCAAATTCAAACTAAAAACTGGAACAGTAGGG aagTTACCCCCTAAGCGTCCAGAACTCCCTCCAACTCTAATGAGAATGAAGGATGAGCCTGAagtagaggaagaggaggaagaggaagaggaagaaaagaaagaaaaggaggagcatgaaaaaaaaatgcaggatgGAAGCAGTAGGCTGCAGCAGGAAATTGAGCCAGATGCAGCAGTGCAGGAAACAAGTCCTCCCACAGATCTCACATGTTCTAAAGACACAAAAAAACGTG AAAACATGTCTCAACTCAGCCAGGTGGAACAAAATAATCAAGAGATTAGCAAAACAGCTTCATCACGCAAGGAACCCTCAG CATCAAAGAATGAATATGAGAAAAGCAGAgatgaattgaaaaaaaagaaagcttctgGTCCAGGCAAA CTTCTGCCAACACTTTCTTCCAAATATCCCGAAGATGACCCAGACTACTGTGTATGGGTCCCACCTGAAG GCCAAAGTGGAGATGGCAGAACCCACCTTAATGACAAGTATGGCTATTGA
- the SLC4A1AP gene encoding kanadaptin isoform X3: MAEVPSQSEPSASHELSGDFKKPPLPVPPSVRGKVPATSPSNPEEVKKERPTALLDPDSREPDVPPPGPDSGETSSQEKQLCSQTAGSSAGGPARAPPYREPPWGGPATASYSLETLKGGTILGTRSLKGTSCCLFGRLSSCDLCLEHPSVSRYHAVLQHRASGPDGECEGQAPGFYLYDLGSTHGTFLNKTRIPPRTYCRVHVGHVLRFGGSTRLFILQGPEEDREAESELTVTQLKDLRKQQQMLLEKKMLGEDSDEEEQMDTTERKRNTSSQDDEMGCTWGMGEDAVEDEAEENPIVLEFQQEREAFYIKDPKKALQGFFDREGEELEYEFDEQGHSTWLCRVRLPVDDSTGKQLVAEAIHSGKKKEAMIQCSLEACRILDTLGLLRQEAVSRKRKAKNWEDEDFYDSDDDTFLDRTGLVEKKRLNRMKKAGKIDEKPETFESLVAKLNDAERELSEISERLKASSKALSESPSQDSLDAFMSEMKSGSALDGVSRKKLHLRTFELRKEQQRLKGLIKIVKPAEIPELKKTESQTSDAENKVKKLTLPLFGAMKGGSKFKLKTGTVGKLPPKRPELPPTLMRMKDEPEVEEEEEEEEEEKKEKEEHEKKMQDGSSRLQQEIEPDAAVQETSPPTDLTCSKDTKKPSKNEYEKSRDELKKKKASGPGKLLPTLSSKYPEDDPDYCVWVPPEGQSGDGRTHLNDKYGY, from the exons ATGGCTGAGGTTCCCTCTCAGTCAGAGCCGTCCGCCTCCCACGAACTCAGTGGCGACTTCAAGAAACCACCCCTGCCGGTGCCCCCGTCTGTGCGGGGTAAAGTCCCGGCCACCAGTCCCTCAAACCCTGAGGAAGTGAAGAAGGAAAGGCCTACGGCGCTGCTGGACCCGGATTCCCGGGAACCCGACGTCCCGCCGCCTGGGCCGGACAGCGGGGAGACTAGTTCCCAGGAGAAACAGCTGTGTTCCCAAACAGCGGGTTCCTCCGCTGGCGGGCCGGCCCGGGCTCCCCCCTACCGAGAGCCGCCATGGGGCGGCCCGGCCACGGCCTCCTACAGTCTAGAGACTCTGAAAGGCGGCACCATCCTTGGCACCCGTAGCTTAAAAGGGACGAGTTGCTGCCTTTTCGGGAGGCTGTCTAGCTGCGATCTGTGCCTGGAGCACCCTTCGGTGTCTCGGTACCACGCCGTGCTGCAGCACAGGGCGTCCGGCCCCGACGGAGAATGCGAAGGCCAGGCGCCGGGCTTCTACCTCTACGATCTGGGAAGCACGCATGGCACTTTTCTCAACAAAACTCGAATCCCACCCCGGACCTATTGTCGGGTCCATGTCGGGCATGTTCTTCGCTTTGGAGGCAGCACCCGGCTCTTTATTCTGCAG GGACCAGAGGAGGACAGAGAGGCAGAATCCGAGTTAACAGTAACGCAGCTGAAGGATTTGCGCAAGCAGCAGCAAATGTTGTTAGAGAAGAAGATGCTAGGAGAAGACTCAGATGAAGAAGAGCAAATGGATACCactgaaaggaagagaaatactagTAGCCAAGATGATGAGATGGGTTGCACCTGGGGAATGG GAGAAGATGCTGTAGAGGATGAGGCTGAAGAGAACCCCATTGTCTTAGAGTTTCAGCAGGAAAGGGAGGCCTTTTACATAAAGGATCCAAAAAAGGCTCTCCAAGGTTTTTTTGACCGAGAAG GAGAAGAATTAGAATATGAATTTGATGAACAGGGGCATAGTACTTGGCTGTGCAGGGTGAG ATTACCTGTGGATGATTCAACTGGGAAACAACTCGTGGCTGAGGCCATTcactcaggaaagaaaaaagaagcaatgaTCCAGTGCTCCCTGGAAGCTTGTCGGATCCTTGACACTTTAGGATTACTGCGGCAGGAAGCAG TATCTCGGAAAAGGAAAGCCAAAAACTGGGAAGATGAAGACTTTTATGATAGTGATGATGACACATTCCTTGATCGGACTGGCCTGGTTGAGAAGAAGCGTCTGAACCGAATGAAGAAGGCTGGGAAGATTGATGAGAAGCCAGAGACCTTTGAATCACTG GTTGCAAAGTTAAATGATGCTGAAAGGGAACTCTCTGAAATTTCTGAGAGGCTAAAAGCCTCAAGCAAAG CTCTATCAGAGTCACCATCTCAGGATTCTTTAGATGCATTCATGTCAGAAATGAAATCAGGGAGTGCATTAGATGGTGTGTCCCGGAAGAAACTTCACCTGAGAACTTTTGAACTGAGGAAAGAACAACAGAGACTTAAAGGGTTAATAAAAATTGTAAAGCCAGCAGAGATTCCAGAACTAAAAAA GACTGAAAGTCAGACTTCAGATGcagaaaacaaagtgaaaaagcTTACATTGCCTCTTTTTGGTGCCATGAAAGGAGGAAGCAAATTCAAACTAAAAACTGGAACAGTAGGG aagTTACCCCCTAAGCGTCCAGAACTCCCTCCAACTCTAATGAGAATGAAGGATGAGCCTGAagtagaggaagaggaggaagaggaagaggaagaaaagaaagaaaaggaggagcatgaaaaaaaaatgcaggatgGAAGCAGTAGGCTGCAGCAGGAAATTGAGCCAGATGCAGCAGTGCAGGAAACAAGTCCTCCCACAGATCTCACATGTTCTAAAGACACAAAAAAAC CATCAAAGAATGAATATGAGAAAAGCAGAgatgaattgaaaaaaaagaaagcttctgGTCCAGGCAAA CTTCTGCCAACACTTTCTTCCAAATATCCCGAAGATGACCCAGACTACTGTGTATGGGTCCCACCTGAAG GCCAAAGTGGAGATGGCAGAACCCACCTTAATGACAAGTATGGCTATTGA
- the SLC4A1AP gene encoding kanadaptin isoform X2, with translation MAEVPSQSEPSASHELSGDFKKPPLPVPPSVRGKVPATSPSNPEEVKKERPTALLDPDSREPDVPPPGPDSGETSSQEKQLCSQTAGSSAGGPARAPPYREPPWGGPATASYSLETLKGGTILGTRSLKGTSCCLFGRLSSCDLCLEHPSVSRYHAVLQHRASGPDGECEGQAPGFYLYDLGSTHGTFLNKTRIPPRTYCRVHVGHVLRFGGSTRLFILQGPEEDREAESELTVTQLKDLRKQQQMLLEKKMLGEDSDEEEQMDTTERKRNTSSQDDEMGCTWGMGEDAVEDEAEENPIVLEFQQEREAFYIKDPKKALQGFFDREGEELEYEFDEQGHSTWLCRVRLPVDDSTGKQLVAEAIHSGKKKEAMIQCSLEACRILDTLGLLRQEAVSRKRKAKNWEDEDFYDSDDDTFLDRTGLVEKKRLNRMKKAGKIDEKPETFESLVAKLNDAERELSEISERLKASSKALSESPSQDSLDAFMSEMKSGSALDGVSRKKLHLRTFELRKEQQRLKGLIKIVKPAEIPELKKTESQTSDAENKVKKLTLPLFGAMKGGSKFKLKTGTVGKLPPKRPELPPTLMRMKDEPEVEEEEEEEEEEKKEKEEHEKKMQDGSSRLQQEIEPDAAVQETSPPTDLTCSKDTKKQNMSQLSQVEQNNQEISKTASSRKEPSASKNEYEKSRDELKKKKASGPGKLLPTLSSKYPEDDPDYCVWVPPEGQSGDGRTHLNDKYGY, from the exons ATGGCTGAGGTTCCCTCTCAGTCAGAGCCGTCCGCCTCCCACGAACTCAGTGGCGACTTCAAGAAACCACCCCTGCCGGTGCCCCCGTCTGTGCGGGGTAAAGTCCCGGCCACCAGTCCCTCAAACCCTGAGGAAGTGAAGAAGGAAAGGCCTACGGCGCTGCTGGACCCGGATTCCCGGGAACCCGACGTCCCGCCGCCTGGGCCGGACAGCGGGGAGACTAGTTCCCAGGAGAAACAGCTGTGTTCCCAAACAGCGGGTTCCTCCGCTGGCGGGCCGGCCCGGGCTCCCCCCTACCGAGAGCCGCCATGGGGCGGCCCGGCCACGGCCTCCTACAGTCTAGAGACTCTGAAAGGCGGCACCATCCTTGGCACCCGTAGCTTAAAAGGGACGAGTTGCTGCCTTTTCGGGAGGCTGTCTAGCTGCGATCTGTGCCTGGAGCACCCTTCGGTGTCTCGGTACCACGCCGTGCTGCAGCACAGGGCGTCCGGCCCCGACGGAGAATGCGAAGGCCAGGCGCCGGGCTTCTACCTCTACGATCTGGGAAGCACGCATGGCACTTTTCTCAACAAAACTCGAATCCCACCCCGGACCTATTGTCGGGTCCATGTCGGGCATGTTCTTCGCTTTGGAGGCAGCACCCGGCTCTTTATTCTGCAG GGACCAGAGGAGGACAGAGAGGCAGAATCCGAGTTAACAGTAACGCAGCTGAAGGATTTGCGCAAGCAGCAGCAAATGTTGTTAGAGAAGAAGATGCTAGGAGAAGACTCAGATGAAGAAGAGCAAATGGATACCactgaaaggaagagaaatactagTAGCCAAGATGATGAGATGGGTTGCACCTGGGGAATGG GAGAAGATGCTGTAGAGGATGAGGCTGAAGAGAACCCCATTGTCTTAGAGTTTCAGCAGGAAAGGGAGGCCTTTTACATAAAGGATCCAAAAAAGGCTCTCCAAGGTTTTTTTGACCGAGAAG GAGAAGAATTAGAATATGAATTTGATGAACAGGGGCATAGTACTTGGCTGTGCAGGGTGAG ATTACCTGTGGATGATTCAACTGGGAAACAACTCGTGGCTGAGGCCATTcactcaggaaagaaaaaagaagcaatgaTCCAGTGCTCCCTGGAAGCTTGTCGGATCCTTGACACTTTAGGATTACTGCGGCAGGAAGCAG TATCTCGGAAAAGGAAAGCCAAAAACTGGGAAGATGAAGACTTTTATGATAGTGATGATGACACATTCCTTGATCGGACTGGCCTGGTTGAGAAGAAGCGTCTGAACCGAATGAAGAAGGCTGGGAAGATTGATGAGAAGCCAGAGACCTTTGAATCACTG GTTGCAAAGTTAAATGATGCTGAAAGGGAACTCTCTGAAATTTCTGAGAGGCTAAAAGCCTCAAGCAAAG CTCTATCAGAGTCACCATCTCAGGATTCTTTAGATGCATTCATGTCAGAAATGAAATCAGGGAGTGCATTAGATGGTGTGTCCCGGAAGAAACTTCACCTGAGAACTTTTGAACTGAGGAAAGAACAACAGAGACTTAAAGGGTTAATAAAAATTGTAAAGCCAGCAGAGATTCCAGAACTAAAAAA GACTGAAAGTCAGACTTCAGATGcagaaaacaaagtgaaaaagcTTACATTGCCTCTTTTTGGTGCCATGAAAGGAGGAAGCAAATTCAAACTAAAAACTGGAACAGTAGGG aagTTACCCCCTAAGCGTCCAGAACTCCCTCCAACTCTAATGAGAATGAAGGATGAGCCTGAagtagaggaagaggaggaagaggaagaggaagaaaagaaagaaaaggaggagcatgaaaaaaaaatgcaggatgGAAGCAGTAGGCTGCAGCAGGAAATTGAGCCAGATGCAGCAGTGCAGGAAACAAGTCCTCCCACAGATCTCACATGTTCTAAAGACACAAAAAAAC AAAACATGTCTCAACTCAGCCAGGTGGAACAAAATAATCAAGAGATTAGCAAAACAGCTTCATCACGCAAGGAACCCTCAG CATCAAAGAATGAATATGAGAAAAGCAGAgatgaattgaaaaaaaagaaagcttctgGTCCAGGCAAA CTTCTGCCAACACTTTCTTCCAAATATCCCGAAGATGACCCAGACTACTGTGTATGGGTCCCACCTGAAG GCCAAAGTGGAGATGGCAGAACCCACCTTAATGACAAGTATGGCTATTGA